GAGAAACAGCGCCAGGCCGACCAGAATCTGACTCGATGGTGTTTGTTGCAAACCCAGCGCTTGGCGAAGAATCGCAAAGACGATAATGATCCGGGTAAAACTGGTCATCATCATCACGAACGCGGGAATAAAGGTCAGCGCCGACATCAGCAGCAGAATCTGCAAGCTGACAGAGTAGGTCTGTTCGCCCTCCTGGTCAGTACTCAAAGTGATCGCCGGCATGCTCAGCGGATCGGCGGCGGTCTGCGCCAGCACCGAGGGCGCCAGCAACATCAGCAGCAGGACTAGCCAGCGCATCATGGCTTGGGCTCCCGCTTCAACAGGCCTCGCAATGTCTTGGCAAAATCAGAGTTCATCGTGCCGGCAGCGCTAACCTCTGCGATAGGTTCATCAAATACATGCAGCGTATTGATGCGCCCAGGAGAGGCACCCAGCAACAGCTGCTTGCCACCAACATCGACCAGTAATATCCGGTCTCGCGGCCCCAGAGGCAGGCTGCTGAGCAATCGAATATGTTGACCACCCTGAGGCGCCAGAGGGCCAACACGGCGCATCAGATAACCGATCAGGAAAATCAGCCCGATTACCAGCAACAGGCCCCCGCCCAACTGCGCAAGCTGAGCAATTAGCGATCCCTGGCTGGACACGGGTGTAGAAGCAGAGTCGGCCTGCGCCCAGGCGGAACCACAAGAAAGGCAGGCCGGCAGTATGATCGCAGCTGACTTCATCAGCGCAGTTTCTTGATTCGTTCGGAAGGGCTGATCACATCGGTCAGGCGTATACCAAACTTCTCGTTCACCACCACCACCTCGCCATGCGCAATCAAGGTACCGTTAACCTTCACATCCAGCGGCTCACCCGCCAGCCGATCCAGTTCGACGACTGAACCCTGATTCAGCTGCAGCAGGTTGCGGATAGTGATATCGGTATTACCCACTTCCATGGAAATGGTCACTGGAATATCCAGAATCACATCCAGGTTAGGGCTGTCAGTGCCTTCAAACTGATCGCCGCCAACGGCCGCCGCTGGCGCGCTGAATTCTTCCATCGGCATGCGCGGCGAACTGTTGGCCGTCGCCAACATCGCGTCTATATCATCCTGATCGGTATCACCCGCTTCATCCAGCGCAGCAGCCCACTCGTCTGCGAGCGCCTGCTCCTCGGGAGTGACCTCGTCGGAATTCTTGTCATCAGCCATCTTGTTCTTCCTCTACACGAATAAAGCGGTCCGCCAGGCCCCTAACGCGGGCGTGAGATCGGCCCCAGAATTTGCAATGCCAGATTACCCTTGACCGAGCCCAGCTTGGCCTTGAACGTCGGTACACCGTTAGCGCAGAGCACCATGTGTTCCGGCAGTTCGACGGGTATAACGTCGCCCGGCTGCATGCTCAGAAGGTCCTTGAGCTTGAGCTGGCGGCGCACCACGGTGGCGCTGAGCGGCACCTTGGCAGCGGTAATTTCCTCACGCAGGGCCTTGACCCAGCGCTCGTCATGTTCGTCCACATCCGACTGCACACCGGAATCCAGCACTTCACGCAGGGGCTCGATCATCGAATAGGGGAAAGTGATATGCATATCACCACCGCCCCCATCCAGTTCGATGTGGAAAGTCGACACCACCACTACCTCACTGGGGCTGACGATATTCGCCAACGCCGGATTCACCTCGGAGTTCACATACTCGAAGTTAACTTCCTGCACAGCCTGCCAGGCTTCCTTCAGGTCGAGAAAGGTCTGATCCAGCACCATGCGTACCACACGCAGCTCGGTCGGCGTGAATTCACGCCCCTCGATCTTGGCATGCCGTCCATCTCCACCAAAGAAATTGTCGACCAGCTTGAATACCAGGCGCGCATCGAGAATAAACAGCGCCGTGCCGCGCAGCGGTTTCATCTTCACCAGATTAAGGCTGGTGGGTACATAGAGTGAATGCACGTACTCGCCGAACTTCATCACCTGCACGCCACCCACCGCCACATCCGCTGAACGACGCAGCAGATTGAAAATACTGATACGGGTATAGCGGGCAAAACGCTCGTTGATCATTTCCAGGGTCGGCATGCGCCCGCGGACGATACGATCCTGACTGGTCAGATCATAATTCTTGACTGACCCCGGCGTGGTATCGATCTCGGTGTCAACTGCCCCATCGTCGACACCATGCAACAGCGCATCGATTTCATCCTGTGAGAGCAGATCCTGAACGGCCATGGAGGCTTCCTATTGCAAGACTATATTGGTAAACAACACCGATTCGATCACCGGGTCACCGACTTCCTTTTCCAGCAAGGCCTTGACCGCGAGTGTCGCTCGTTCGCGCAGGGCTTCCTTACCTTCAGGAGAGAACAATGTCTGGAATTCTTCACTGCTGAACAGCAGCACCAGCTCGTTGCGCAGCAGCGGCATGTGCGCAGCGACACTGGCCATCCCGTCGATATCTCGACCCATCAAGACCACATTGACTTGCAGATAACGCTTGCGGCCCTCATGGGTGTAGTTGACCACAAAAGCCGGATCCAGCGGCTGATACAGCGCACCAGCGCGGGCGGGCTCAGAAGGCTCGGCCTCGGCCACCTCCTCGTCCCCACTCATCAGCATGTAGGTCACCCCACCTGCCGAAAGCAATACCGCCAGCAGGCCAACCCCGACAAGGATCAGCAATTTCTTTTTGCTTTTGCCCGGTACCGCTGCAGCTTCTGCTGCGGGCTCTTCATCTCGCGATTGTTTTGCCATGACAAAATTCCGTCACTTAAACAGGGAAAACCTGCTTTTTGTGTCTTGAGGAGAAAGTATTGCATCGACCATGCCAACTTGTCGGTGCGCGCTAAGCCTAGTGCGCCAAGGATAAAGCCAAGCGTGGCAAATGTCTTTGTACGGTGAGAAAAAGTCCGGAGAGAGGTTGGCTGTGGTGAAAATCGAGCCTTGGCGCTGGGAGGAAAGCGCCCCTGGCCGCGGGTTCGGACTGGGGATGGTCAGACTGGAATTCAGCCCACCGGCCGGTGGGCTGAGGCGGCGCAAGCTTTACGCGTAATAATCAACCAGCCTGTTGGTCATCGTCTGGCTGATCGCATCGGCCGCCATCAGCATGCCGGCGTCATCTGCCATGGACGCTGCCGATGGCGCACCCGCCACCGCGCTCCCGCCAGCTGAGCGGCCCTGGCTGTCCTGGCCTGCCTGTTGCCCGACGGAAGAGTCACCTACCGAAACGTTGACCAGATCCATACCCTGTTGCGAGAAGGACTCCCGCAGGCGGAACATCTGTGCTTCCAATGCCTCTCGGACTGACGGGTTCTGGCTGACAAACTGCACCTGGTGCTCCTGGCCGCGCGTTTGAATATGAATTTCCATCGGCCCCAGCTCAGCCGGATCCAGGCGAATCTCCACGCTGCGCAGGTTCTGGCTGGACATCCATTGTATTTTTTCCACCATCGCGTCGCCCCAGCCAGCCTGGCCGAGGGGGACACCCAACGATTGCGTTGCCGCCAATACCGGGCGCGCTGCCAGAGTGCCCTGCGCTGTTGCCTGGCCCTGGGTACCAGGTCGTTGCAGCGCTTCGGTGGCGTCCGTTTCGGCTGAGCCCCGCTTACCTGTCAGGGCTTCCAGTGCGTCGCTCAGCTTGGCAGTGAACGCAGCACGGCTGTCCTGACCAGCCAGGGACGGATCCTGGGCGCGTTGTTGAATCTGGGTTTCCAGCAAGCTCGCGCGGTCCGCCTTGGACGATCCCGTGCCATTTTCCTGGCGCAACTCCCGCTCCAGTTGAGCCTGTTGAAGCTGATCGGCTGTGAGCGTGCCTTGGGCGCCGCTAGCAGTGTTGCCCTGAATACCGGTCACTGCGACAGCTGCTCGCGCATCACCAACACCGGCCTGCCGGCCCGATAACGCATTCAACGCCAACAACTCGCTATCCAGCTCTCCTTCAAGATCACTTTCGCCCTCAAGCTCGGCGGCATCGTTCAGAGCCTGGCGAGCCTGCGTCAGCCATTGCGCCCAATCATCAGCCATCGACTTGAGCAACGCCGGATCCGTTTCCGCATCCGTGGCTATCGATTCCGCGTTCAGATTCAGCTCAGCGAGCTGTTCCAGCCAACCTTGCATGTCGGCCGGCAAATCCTTGCCGTCAACGGCAATCTCCAACTCCTCCAGCGCAGCCAATCCAGCGTCGCCGTCTGGCCCTTCCAGAAACGCCAGCAGCGCATCGAGTTGCTCTGATTGCTGCCCGGAGAGTACCGCGGAAAAACTCTGCGCGCCTTCTCCCTCGCTCGATTGCGCGGAGGATGCAGGGCCAGCAGAGGTAACGCTCGGCCGTACCGGACTGGACAATATTGCCAGCATATTCTGACTGACGGACATCGTGGATGTCTCCATGGCTTCGGAGTGGGAGTGCAATTGCGACTTCTTAAGCATGGCTCTGCAAAGTGCGGGCCACTTATAGGGGAAGCGGGGAATTCCATGTAGAAAGTGGCCTGGCTAGCAGGTCAAGCCTACCGGGCCAGGTGTAATTGCACGCGCTGAAACAGCTGGCAGATTTCCTCATAGCACTGGCTGGCCAGTTCGGCATCATGCTGCAACCCCGCTTGCTCGGCGCGTTCACAGGCGTGCTGAAGCGCCTCCGCGCCCATGTTGCCGCAACTGCCCTTGAAGCTGTGCGCCGCTTGTCTGAAGGCATCCCATTGCTGCTGTTGCAGGCTGCTGGCCAGCGTTGCCAGGCGTTTCTCTCCATCCTGCACAAAGGTATCCAGCAAAAGCGGGTAATCGTCCTGCATCAGCTCGCGCAGCGCGGATTGCACTACGGGGTCAAGATCCATGGCTACATCAGGCATAGGGTAGGCTCTCCTCCTGGTCGCCATAGCCTAAAAAGGCTATGCCTTTTTGTTTGCATTATGGCCAAGCTGCCAGGCAAAAACCACTCGCACGCGGTTGCCCGCGGCGTTGAACTCAAGCTCGTCAGCCAGGGCTCTGACCAGTGCAAGCCCCCGGCCAAAGTAGCCATCGCCGCTGCCACTGGCGCCCCGCTCGTCCGCCTGCCAGTGGGCGCCGGTGAATCCCGATGCGTCCGGCATGCGGGCAAATCCACTGCCGCTATCCTCCACCTCGATACTCAGCAAACCACCGGCATTGCCCGGCTGGTGATCCAGCGAAACGCTGATCCAGCCGTCGCGCAGCGCATTCAGACGCTCATTACGCTGCTGGTAATACCGCGTAAACCCGAGATAATCAGCCTTGAGCGAAGAATCCAGCTGCAACAGACCATGCTCCAGCGCATTGCTGTATAGCTCGCTGAGAATGGTAAAAAGGCTGCCCCCGTGTTCGCGCAGACCCGGCACCTCCATCAGCACCTCGAGCAGAAACGGCAAAGGATTATGTTCACGGATCGACGCTGCGCGGAAGGTGTAGGCCAGATGCCAGTCCTGCGCGTCCAGTTGCCGGGCATCCGGTTGCAGCAACATCGCCGGCGGTACGCTGAGTGGCTGCATGACCACCTCAAGCAGGCTGATATCGTCTTCAGGGCTGCCATGGAAGGCTTCCAGTGCCTGCAACAAACCATCGAATACCGCTCCAGGCTGGCCGAGGTAGCTTTCCACCACCTGCCATACGCGCTGCTCGCCGAATTGCTCGCCTTGCTGATTGCGACTCTCGATGACACCGTCGGTCCAACACAGCAATCGCTCACCCGCTGCGAGCGGCAACACCACTGGCGTCGGATCGAAGCGCTCCCTGCCCGCCACCGCCAGCGGCAGGTGAGTTGAGCTGATGCGGTGCAGGGTTTCGCCAGCACTGCCCAACACCAGCACCTCTGGCAGGCCGCCGTTCCAGATCTCGACCAGGCCCTTGTCGGGATTCACTTCGATCAGTACCGCGCAGCAAAAAATGCCCACCGGCAGGATGCGGCTGAGCTTGCTGTTGAGCTCGACCAGTATGTCGCGCAGATTGAAGCCGCGCGCAGTCATTGAGTAGAACACCTCGGCCAGCGGCATGGCACCAATGGCTGCCGACAGACCATGGCCGGTGAAGTCGCCGAGCAGAATATGCATGCCGCCCGAAGGCTTGTACGCCGCAAGCAGAATATCGCCATTGAACATCGCATAGGCGGATTGCAGATAGCGCAGATTTTCCGCCCCAAGACTGCCCGCATGGGCGACGCGATCGAAGATAATCTTCGCCAGTTGCTGCTCCTGCAGCAGCCGTTGATGCTGCTGGGAAATCAGATCACGTTGTTGCTGCAGGGTCTGGTGCATGTCCTGCATGCGGTTGAACGCCAGAATCTTGGCTTGCAGGATGACCGGGTTGTAGGGTTTGGTCAGAAAGTCATCGCCGCCCGCTTCCAGGCATTGCACCAGCGCGCCGGTTTCAGTCAGGCTGGTGAGAAAGATAATAGGCACCAGATCTTCGCCCGACGCCTGCTTGATTTGCCGCGCGGCCTCGAAGCCATCCATCACCGGCATCAGCGCATCCAGCAGTACCAGATCCGGACGCTGGTCGATAAAACGGTCGACGGCCTCCAGGCCATTCTCGGCACTGATCACCTCATGACCCAGCTGCATGACCAGGCGGCCGAGAATCATCCGGTCAGTCGGGTTGTCGTCCGCTATCAGCACGCGCAATCGGCTGACCGGGTCTGCAGAGGGCAACTGGCCAGGCACGGGATTGGGCATGATTTACTCGATACTGAACAACTGCTCGAAATTGGAAATACTCAGCACTTTGCGTACGTCCGCATTACACCGCACGATGCGAATATCGGCAGCGTCACCTCCTGCGTGATCACGCAGCAGCAGCAACATGCCCAGCGCGGAGCTATCAATATAATCGGCGTCGTGCAGATCCACGATGTAGCGTTCGGGGGTCAAACCTCCGCGTTCATAGGCTTCGCGGAAGTCCTGATGTGCACCGAAGTCGAAACGCCCTACCACCCTTATTGTCAGTTCCTGACCGTCTGCAGATAAAGTTGCCTTGATCGGCATAGTGGATTCCTTATTGGCGGGTTGTGCGTGTGCTGCAAAAGCCTCCCTTTAACCTTTAGCACAGGGTATGCAGACTGTCAGGGATTATTTCGATTGCGATCAAATGCACGCTGGGAAAGCTCATCAAGCAGTTTCTGCTCTTGCTTGTCCGCGCGCACCCGCGCTTCCTGCTGATAGCGCTCGATGAGTTTGCGCATGGCTTCCAACCGTTGATAGCGCTGACGCCAGACCTCACGGGCTTTACCCAGGCTTTGCTGATGCCAGACAACCGTCTGGTGTTGCTGATCGATGGCAGTCTGCATCTGCGCCAGGAAGCGCTGGTAGTTGAGCAACCAGTCGCGGCCGACGCCTTGCTGGCCGCGTTGAGTCCAGCCGTTCTGATACTCCTTGCAATAAAATTCCAGGTCGCGCAGCCGCGCCTGGGCATCATCCAGCTGCCGCTGACAATCACCCAGCATGCCTGCCGCTTTGCGTTCTTCATCCAGGGCGATATCCAGCACGGGCGTCAGACGCCGAATGCGGCTTTCACTCATGGCTGATCAACTGCTCCAATGATTTCTGACTGTCTGGCA
This genomic stretch from Halopseudomonas pelagia harbors:
- the fliN gene encoding flagellar motor switch protein FliN, which codes for MADDKNSDEVTPEEQALADEWAAALDEAGDTDQDDIDAMLATANSSPRMPMEEFSAPAAAVGGDQFEGTDSPNLDVILDIPVTISMEVGNTDITIRNLLQLNQGSVVELDRLAGEPLDVKVNGTLIAHGEVVVVNEKFGIRLTDVISPSERIKKLR
- a CDS encoding Hpt domain-containing protein — its product is MPDVAMDLDPVVQSALRELMQDDYPLLLDTFVQDGEKRLATLASSLQQQQWDAFRQAAHSFKGSCGNMGAEALQHACERAEQAGLQHDAELASQCYEEICQLFQRVQLHLAR
- the fliM gene encoding flagellar motor switch protein FliM, whose product is MAVQDLLSQDEIDALLHGVDDGAVDTEIDTTPGSVKNYDLTSQDRIVRGRMPTLEMINERFARYTRISIFNLLRRSADVAVGGVQVMKFGEYVHSLYVPTSLNLVKMKPLRGTALFILDARLVFKLVDNFFGGDGRHAKIEGREFTPTELRVVRMVLDQTFLDLKEAWQAVQEVNFEYVNSEVNPALANIVSPSEVVVVSTFHIELDGGGGDMHITFPYSMIEPLREVLDSGVQSDVDEHDERWVKALREEITAAKVPLSATVVRRQLKLKDLLSMQPGDVIPVELPEHMVLCANGVPTFKAKLGSVKGNLALQILGPISRPR
- the fliO gene encoding flagellar biosynthetic protein FliO, yielding MKSAAIILPACLSCGSAWAQADSASTPVSSQGSLIAQLAQLGGGLLLVIGLIFLIGYLMRRVGPLAPQGGQHIRLLSSLPLGPRDRILLVDVGGKQLLLGASPGRINTLHVFDEPIAEVSAAGTMNSDFAKTLRGLLKREPKP
- a CDS encoding flagellar basal body-associated FliL family protein — encoded protein: MAKQSRDEEPAAEAAAVPGKSKKKLLILVGVGLLAVLLSAGGVTYMLMSGDEEVAEAEPSEPARAGALYQPLDPAFVVNYTHEGRKRYLQVNVVLMGRDIDGMASVAAHMPLLRNELVLLFSSEEFQTLFSPEGKEALRERATLAVKALLEKEVGDPVIESVLFTNIVLQ
- a CDS encoding flagellar hook-length control protein FliK, producing MSVSQNMLAILSSPVRPSVTSAGPASSAQSSEGEGAQSFSAVLSGQQSEQLDALLAFLEGPDGDAGLAALEELEIAVDGKDLPADMQGWLEQLAELNLNAESIATDAETDPALLKSMADDWAQWLTQARQALNDAAELEGESDLEGELDSELLALNALSGRQAGVGDARAAVAVTGIQGNTASGAQGTLTADQLQQAQLERELRQENGTGSSKADRASLLETQIQQRAQDPSLAGQDSRAAFTAKLSDALEALTGKRGSAETDATEALQRPGTQGQATAQGTLAARPVLAATQSLGVPLGQAGWGDAMVEKIQWMSSQNLRSVEIRLDPAELGPMEIHIQTRGQEHQVQFVSQNPSVREALEAQMFRLRESFSQQGMDLVNVSVGDSSVGQQAGQDSQGRSAGGSAVAGAPSAASMADDAGMLMAADAISQTMTNRLVDYYA
- the fliJ gene encoding flagellar export protein FliJ, giving the protein MSESRIRRLTPVLDIALDEERKAAGMLGDCQRQLDDAQARLRDLEFYCKEYQNGWTQRGQQGVGRDWLLNYQRFLAQMQTAIDQQHQTVVWHQQSLGKAREVWRQRYQRLEAMRKLIERYQQEARVRADKQEQKLLDELSQRAFDRNRNNP
- a CDS encoding fused response regulator/phosphatase translates to MPNPVPGQLPSADPVSRLRVLIADDNPTDRMILGRLVMQLGHEVISAENGLEAVDRFIDQRPDLVLLDALMPVMDGFEAARQIKQASGEDLVPIIFLTSLTETGALVQCLEAGGDDFLTKPYNPVILQAKILAFNRMQDMHQTLQQQRDLISQQHQRLLQEQQLAKIIFDRVAHAGSLGAENLRYLQSAYAMFNGDILLAAYKPSGGMHILLGDFTGHGLSAAIGAMPLAEVFYSMTARGFNLRDILVELNSKLSRILPVGIFCCAVLIEVNPDKGLVEIWNGGLPEVLVLGSAGETLHRISSTHLPLAVAGRERFDPTPVVLPLAAGERLLCWTDGVIESRNQQGEQFGEQRVWQVVESYLGQPGAVFDGLLQALEAFHGSPEDDISLLEVVMQPLSVPPAMLLQPDARQLDAQDWHLAYTFRAASIREHNPLPFLLEVLMEVPGLREHGGSLFTILSELYSNALEHGLLQLDSSLKADYLGFTRYYQQRNERLNALRDGWISVSLDHQPGNAGGLLSIEVEDSGSGFARMPDASGFTGAHWQADERGASGSGDGYFGRGLALVRALADELEFNAAGNRVRVVFAWQLGHNANKKA
- a CDS encoding STAS domain-containing protein — encoded protein: MPIKATLSADGQELTIRVVGRFDFGAHQDFREAYERGGLTPERYIVDLHDADYIDSSALGMLLLLRDHAGGDAADIRIVRCNADVRKVLSISNFEQLFSIE